A single genomic interval of uncultured Sphaerochaeta sp. harbors:
- a CDS encoding efflux RND transporter permease subunit has translation MKFDFLSFVGKHSKITLVLVLLVTVFFGYHAAHLQLDADYVTLMNESETPSLYQGGEGPYVPPVQGSLVEDITIPETMQLETDMLGNHLIADISASTPEEEPPYTTTYLVLVESENLFEADTLNIISTTMEHLDATEYLGNKFSVLDFVTLEKKGTRLISVPFSSQDEWDEADAQILRQRLEKDPIVKNYLVSDDLRGMLFSFDSIALTPDQERELSAMMDPLREEGMAVHINGGAVITNLLIKYLSRDLSILLTLCFIAILIVYYLSFRAKRSVLLPFSMSVIGIIWTFGTMRLLGYSLTIVNIVTPCMVLNLGSSYAIHVIGEYYTDYAKGMNSIESTKKILRTIFFACLTTVIGFLSLLFSQTPALREFGIAVGIGVTYCAILASTYLPAQLSLVVPPKKAQIRTYKKGYLAQLVVVIDNLVKKKYVLFFLLWLVVIAGYGLTKDHISVNTNYMSYLPKKDTFAQSSRHFAQKMGGDTPYIITIEAPEGTEQFFLQSENLSQVYAFEQAIRAELPDVRQILSFASYVSFANEVYSGEEGIPSSRGLLNLINRMIILMSNQNDDNLGAILNPEGTKLTIFLQNYDSVDKDLMTISSSTRIEEGVKRLLPLLPNGTQVTLGGEPHKVIHFSSTLLSDQSKSTYASYILVFLVVLLAFKSLSLAFYALIPILTGVMANYVFMYFFNIPFDMITVSFAAVAVGAGIDDAIHFLIRYKNKLAEGKQSIEVMLSETIKETGRPIILTTLSIIAGMMMFLFASYTPVRYFGSLMSIALLNCMLATLVVMPSVITLTTRIKRRLAH, from the coding sequence ATGAAATTCGATTTTCTTTCCTTTGTTGGCAAGCATAGCAAAATCACCTTGGTTCTCGTTCTCTTGGTAACCGTATTCTTCGGCTATCATGCAGCCCATTTGCAGCTTGATGCTGATTACGTCACCTTGATGAATGAAAGTGAGACACCCTCCTTATATCAAGGAGGAGAAGGTCCCTATGTTCCTCCCGTACAAGGTTCTCTCGTTGAAGATATAACCATCCCTGAAACCATGCAGCTTGAGACTGACATGCTTGGGAATCATCTCATCGCTGATATTTCCGCAAGTACCCCAGAGGAAGAACCACCATATACAACAACCTATCTCGTATTGGTAGAGAGTGAGAATCTGTTCGAGGCGGACACGCTTAACATCATCAGCACCACAATGGAGCATTTGGATGCCACTGAGTACTTGGGTAACAAGTTTTCGGTGCTCGATTTCGTGACACTGGAAAAGAAAGGCACCAGACTCATAAGTGTCCCCTTCTCATCCCAGGATGAGTGGGATGAGGCCGATGCCCAAATACTTAGACAACGATTAGAAAAAGATCCCATCGTAAAGAACTACCTGGTCAGTGATGATCTGAGAGGAATGCTGTTTTCCTTTGATTCAATAGCACTTACCCCAGACCAGGAGAGGGAGCTGTCGGCAATGATGGATCCCCTGCGAGAAGAGGGGATGGCAGTACATATCAATGGTGGAGCGGTTATCACCAACCTCTTGATCAAGTACCTCAGCAGGGACCTCAGCATTCTTCTCACCCTCTGCTTCATCGCAATCCTCATTGTGTATTACCTGAGTTTTAGGGCAAAGCGAAGTGTATTGCTCCCCTTCTCCATGTCCGTCATTGGTATCATCTGGACCTTTGGTACCATGCGACTACTCGGATATTCACTCACCATTGTCAATATCGTGACACCCTGTATGGTACTTAACCTTGGATCTTCCTATGCTATTCACGTCATCGGAGAGTATTATACTGACTATGCGAAGGGAATGAACTCCATCGAATCCACCAAGAAAATACTCAGGACTATCTTCTTCGCCTGTCTGACGACGGTTATCGGATTTCTTAGCCTACTTTTCTCCCAGACCCCCGCACTCAGGGAGTTTGGAATCGCTGTCGGCATCGGCGTAACCTACTGTGCAATCCTCGCTTCGACCTATCTTCCAGCTCAGCTCAGTCTGGTTGTCCCTCCCAAGAAGGCGCAGATCAGAACGTACAAGAAAGGATATCTTGCACAGCTCGTAGTGGTGATCGACAACCTCGTCAAGAAAAAATATGTACTATTTTTTCTTCTCTGGCTTGTGGTTATTGCTGGCTATGGGCTGACCAAGGACCATATTTCTGTAAACACCAATTACATGTCCTACCTACCCAAAAAGGACACATTCGCCCAGAGCTCACGCCACTTTGCCCAGAAGATGGGAGGAGACACTCCCTATATCATCACCATAGAGGCCCCCGAGGGTACAGAGCAATTCTTCCTCCAAAGCGAAAACCTATCTCAAGTATATGCTTTTGAACAGGCTATTCGTGCAGAACTACCTGATGTTCGGCAGATTCTCTCATTTGCAAGCTATGTAAGCTTTGCCAATGAGGTGTACAGTGGGGAAGAAGGCATCCCCTCCTCCAGAGGGTTACTGAACCTCATCAATCGCATGATTATCCTGATGAGCAACCAGAATGATGATAATTTGGGAGCTATACTCAATCCTGAAGGAACCAAACTTACCATCTTCCTACAGAACTATGACTCTGTGGACAAGGATCTCATGACCATTTCCAGTTCCACCCGTATTGAAGAGGGCGTAAAGCGTTTGCTTCCACTTCTGCCTAACGGTACTCAGGTGACCCTGGGAGGAGAACCACACAAGGTGATTCACTTCTCCTCAACCTTGCTCTCAGACCAGAGCAAGAGCACCTATGCCAGTTACATATTGGTATTTCTTGTGGTTCTGTTGGCCTTCAAATCACTCTCCCTGGCTTTTTATGCACTTATTCCTATTCTCACAGGGGTTATGGCAAACTACGTCTTCATGTACTTCTTCAATATCCCGTTCGACATGATCACGGTAAGTTTTGCAGCCGTGGCTGTAGGGGCAGGAATCGATGATGCAATCCACTTCCTCATACGGTACAAGAACAAGCTTGCTGAAGGGAAGCAGTCGATTGAGGTTATGTTGTCTGAGACAATCAAGGAGACAGGGCGGCCCATCATCCTCACTACCCTGTCCATTATTGCTGGAATGATGATGTTCCTCTTTGCCAGCTATACCCCGGTACGTTACTTCGGAAGCCTGATGAGTATTGCCCTACTCAACTGCATGCTTGCCACCTTGGTGGTTATGCCTTCGGTTATTACGCTTACCACTCGTATCAAGCGTCGTCTCGCACACTGA